The DNA window CTACTAGGTGCCGTTCTTAAAGGGGCTCTGCAACTGTGGTCTAATTTggtgttttattgctttattctGCTTGCGCTTGCTTTATGTACTTTCCTAATGTGGTTCAAATGTTGGGCAGGTTATTGCAAATTTTAGTGCTTCCTGGTGCGGCCCTTGTAGAATGGTTGCACCATTCTACTGTGAGCTATCGGAGAAATATCCAGCTTTGATGTTCCTAACGATTGATGTTGACGAACTAACGGTAAGCGATGCAACTCTAATTTAGTCAGATGCGATGGGAAATCATGCTATAAGAATTTTTGCTGCTGTTTTGGATGGATTACCTCCGATTATGCTGTTATGTTAATACAAGAagtattttttattattattaaatggATAAGTTTTAGAATTAAGTCAGCCGCCGCCGCAATTTAATCTGATGAATGTAGGATTTGTGGTTGATTTATTTTTACAGAATAACAGCTTTTTCTGCACCCTTCTTGGAGCTGCATATTCATCTTAATACTGTACTTGGTTTCAGGAATTTAGCGCATCCTGGGATATCAAAGCAACACCAACCTTCTTCTTTCTAAAAGATGGACAGCAGATTGACAAACTTGTGGGTGCCAACAAGCCAGAGCTGCAGAAGAAGATAATCTCCATAGTAGATTCAGAGACTACGCTGCAGAAGTAGTTATTGCACTGGCACACGTATAATAAGTCTTGTCAATATGCAAGTAGTAGTTGTATATTCGGTTGATATTGTTGTGAGTTGCGAGACTCGGGCCTGCACCCGACCCTGTGATTTTGTCGATTCGATTgtcttaatttctttttttaattgtttcccCTGGGGCTGGGAGACTGGTTTTGGTCGTCGCAGGATATTTTTTGACAAGGTGAAAGGGTCGTTTTCTGAATTGGCATACATTACGCGCGGCGTGGGTGTAAACGAAGAAATAATCTGATGAAGTTGTagaataatataaaatattattaagGCGATGGGAATGCATTCCCAGGCAGGATGATGAATTAGGTTGAAACGCACTCGCTATTAGAAAAGGTATTTCTCCTCCGGTCCATTTCTATTTCATCGAAAGTgtcatattttttatatttattttgcgACGTTTTAAAACATTTgtcatattaaaaaaattaaaatactttCAAGTCTTTGTTTTCAATACAAGTCCTTCTTTTTAATcatatcatatgcatgttatcatttaattttaaatttatacggataaaatgaaaaaaaaatacaaatattataattaaattattATTCTTAAAAGTTAAAAATTTTTCAATCAAACAATTGGGCTAGAGAGAGTAATAAAAAGTGACTACCAGAATCAGGTAATAAGACTCGGGCAGTGATCACAAATGTTCCAGTTGGCGGTTGATTGGTAGCTGTGTTGTGGGATCATGCATGCACCTTGTCAGTCAGTTTACTAGTACTCCGGATCCAGACACCCACAGCCCCTTCCCCTTCCCAGAGTTAAGAGAGAGCGGCAATCACGTTGGCCTAATTCTAATCTAATACTGTAGTAGTACTCTGTATTAGCTGGTCAAACACATTAGCTTAGCTGCCCAATCAAAGGATCAAACAATAATCCCAAGAAgcaatct is part of the Coffea eugenioides isolate CCC68of chromosome 6, Ceug_1.0, whole genome shotgun sequence genome and encodes:
- the LOC113776398 gene encoding thioredoxin H9, with the protein product MGSCLAKPKNDGDESVHNAEFVGGNVHLITTKESWDQKLTEAKRDGKIVIANFSASWCGPCRMVAPFYCELSEKYPALMFLTIDVDELTEFSASWDIKATPTFFFLKDGQQIDKLVGANKPELQKKIISIVDSETTLQK